In a single window of the Lynx canadensis isolate LIC74 chromosome E2, mLynCan4.pri.v2, whole genome shotgun sequence genome:
- the LOC115502692 gene encoding LOW QUALITY PROTEIN: natural cytotoxicity triggering receptor 1-like (The sequence of the model RefSeq protein was modified relative to this genomic sequence to represent the inferred CDS: inserted 1 base in 1 codon) — MTSTFTALLCLGLYLSQTIGAQTQILSKPIIWAKPNFMIPKGRPVKILCQGIPEATEYQLYFEGRLSARQSPRQPGIRNIVSFPISAMTLLTAGQYRCIYRSGELWSNPSDPLDLVVTEMYDTPTLSVHPRPEVSSGDNVTFYCRLETATNMFFLLKEGRSSRPQPRYGNTQVGFPVGPVSTAHRGTYRCFGSYNNHAWSFPSEPVKLLVTEDAGDTSLAPTEHTSFSDSWDPHLLTTNPAVQQDPALWNHTAQNLLRMGLAFLVLVVLGYLLTEGWLCRKRIQXGTSRNRASSQEHRRRFRTQ, encoded by the exons ATGACCTCCACATTCACTGCCCTGCTCTGCCTTG GGCTGTATCTGAGCCAGACCATCGGCGCCCAGACAC AGATTCTCTCAAAACCCATCATCTGGGCCAAGCCCAATTTCATGATTCCGAAGGGAAGGCCAGTAAAGATCTTATGCCAGGGGATTCCTGAGGCCACTGAGTACCAGCTGTATTTCGAGGGACGCCTCTCTGCCCGGCAGAGCCCAAGACAGCCTGGAATAAGGAACATAGTCTCATTCCCCATCTCAGCCATGACCCTGCTCACTGCAGGGCAATACAGGTGCATTTACCGAAGCGGGGAGCTCTGGTCAAATCCTAGTGACCCTCTGGACCTGGTGGTAACAG AAATGTATGACACACCCACCCTCTCTGTTCATCCCAGGCCTGAGGTGAGCTCAGGAGACAATGTGACCTTCTATTGCCGTCTAGAGACTGCAACAAACATGTTCTTTCTGCTCAAGGAGGGAAGATCCAGCCGCCCACAGCCCAGATACGGGAACACCCAGGTGGGGTTCCCCGTGGGCCCTGTGAGCACAGCCCACAGAGGGACATACAGATGCTTTGGCTCTTATAACAACCACGCCTGGTCTTTCCCCAGTGAGCCTGTGAAGCTCCTGGTCACAG AAGATGCTGGGGACACCAGCCTTGCACCCACAGAACACACCTCTTTTTCTG ACTCTTGGGACCCCCACCTGCTAACCACGAACCCAGCAGTCCAGCAAG ACCCTGCCCTCTGGAATCACACTGCCCAGAATCTCCTTCGGATGGGTCTGGCTTTCCTGGTCCTGGTGGTTCTTGGGTACCTCCTGACTGAAGGCTGGCTTTGCAGGAAGAGAATAC CAGGAACTTCAAGGAACAGGGCGTCAAGTCAGGAACACAGGAGAAGGTTCAGAACACAGTGA